One genomic window of Streptomyces sp. NBC_01276 includes the following:
- a CDS encoding response regulator transcription factor — MNTAVVLVADDDAAIRRSLERGLRLSGFTVVLAEDGPGALAQVDARPPDVLVLDVSMPGLTGTEVCRSLRARGDETPVLMLSALDELADRVAGLQAGADDYLVKPFALEELVLRLHALLRRSPARGERDVLRAGPLEMDQATRQVHHGGTEVHLTRREFELLAALVRNAGIVLTRDQLLDRVWGYDFEVRTDAVDTFVSYLRRKLEEGGRPRLIHTVRGVGFVLRVPGAGSGS; from the coding sequence ATGAACACGGCAGTGGTGCTCGTGGCGGACGACGACGCCGCCATCCGGCGTTCGCTGGAGCGCGGACTGCGGCTGAGCGGATTCACCGTGGTCCTCGCCGAGGACGGGCCCGGCGCTCTCGCCCAGGTGGACGCGCGGCCCCCCGACGTGCTCGTCCTGGACGTGTCCATGCCGGGGCTGACCGGTACGGAGGTGTGCCGGAGCCTGCGCGCACGCGGGGACGAGACCCCCGTCCTGATGCTGTCGGCCCTGGACGAACTGGCCGACCGGGTCGCCGGGCTCCAGGCGGGCGCCGACGACTACCTCGTCAAGCCCTTCGCACTGGAGGAGCTGGTGCTGCGACTGCACGCCCTGCTGCGGCGCAGCCCGGCGCGCGGCGAGCGGGACGTACTGCGTGCCGGACCGCTGGAGATGGACCAGGCGACCCGCCAGGTGCACCACGGCGGGACCGAGGTCCACCTCACCCGGCGGGAGTTCGAGCTGCTGGCCGCCTTGGTGCGCAACGCGGGCATCGTCCTGACCCGGGACCAGTTGCTGGACCGGGTGTGGGGCTACGACTTCGAGGTGCGCACCGATGCGGTGGACACCTTCGTCAGCTACCTGCGCCGCAAGCTGGAAGAGGGCGGACGCCCCCGGCTGATCCACACGGTACGCGGCGTCGGGTTCGTGCTGCGCGTGCCCGGCGCGGGGAGCGGATCGTGA
- a CDS encoding sensor histidine kinase: MKLATRIALSVTVVMPLLVLAAGLLVLGLVSRDLRQQQDARLQDRASAVLPDVRALLTADRNGRPKAEQNQHRKVLGDVLDAGIRVRGADGATVLEGGPQPDAAVRLPDRTPQGPVTVRAKGHAWRVLSVPVTGAVPGNLWIYTAASSTDPQVAAVRRRVLLVALLAAPVSGLLAYGLAGRATASVRRLSRRAAGLDPAAGAAAFVGTPVNIAEVDELSTAIGQLLTRYDEQAARTAQALETARSFSSAASHELRTPLMSMQTDLDVLAAHPDLSPGERAEVVRDLRSDHARLLELLGALRMLALGDLVEVSAFAPLDLCELVDSAADEAARRHGGSGLVLDVELPAELRIFGWDSGLKIMLANLLRNAVVHGHRPGEPPRVTVRLNAGGGFAVLTVDDEGPGVPPAEREAVFGRFHHRPGSPGSGLGLTLVAQQAALHRGTVVLGEVPGGTGARFEVRLPLVSDDEPTVRLPARRDWISRGD, encoded by the coding sequence GTGAAGCTCGCCACCCGGATCGCGCTCTCGGTCACCGTGGTCATGCCGTTGCTGGTGCTGGCCGCGGGTCTGCTGGTGCTCGGACTCGTCAGCCGCGACCTGCGCCAGCAACAGGACGCGCGGCTCCAGGACCGGGCGTCGGCCGTCCTGCCCGACGTACGGGCCCTGCTGACCGCCGACCGCAACGGCCGGCCGAAGGCGGAGCAGAACCAGCACCGCAAGGTGCTCGGTGACGTCCTGGACGCGGGGATCCGGGTGCGCGGCGCCGACGGAGCGACCGTCCTGGAAGGCGGTCCGCAGCCCGACGCGGCGGTCCGGCTGCCCGACCGGACCCCGCAGGGCCCGGTCACGGTCCGCGCCAAGGGCCACGCCTGGCGGGTGCTGAGCGTGCCGGTGACCGGCGCGGTGCCCGGAAACCTGTGGATCTACACGGCGGCTTCGAGCACCGACCCGCAGGTGGCCGCCGTACGGCGGCGGGTGCTGCTCGTGGCCCTGCTGGCCGCCCCGGTGTCGGGACTCCTCGCGTACGGACTGGCGGGGCGCGCCACCGCGTCCGTACGGCGGCTGAGCCGGCGGGCCGCCGGACTCGACCCGGCGGCCGGGGCCGCCGCCTTCGTCGGTACTCCCGTGAACATCGCCGAGGTGGACGAACTGTCCACGGCCATCGGCCAGCTCCTCACCCGCTACGACGAGCAGGCGGCGCGGACCGCGCAGGCGCTGGAGACCGCCCGGTCCTTCTCCTCCGCCGCCTCGCACGAGCTGCGTACGCCGCTGATGAGCATGCAGACGGACCTGGACGTACTCGCCGCCCACCCCGACCTCTCCCCCGGTGAACGGGCCGAGGTGGTGCGCGACCTGCGGAGCGACCACGCCCGGCTGCTGGAACTGCTCGGCGCGCTGCGGATGCTCGCGCTCGGCGACCTCGTGGAGGTCTCCGCTTTCGCCCCGCTCGACCTGTGCGAGCTGGTGGACTCGGCCGCCGACGAGGCGGCGCGCCGGCACGGCGGGTCGGGTCTGGTCCTGGACGTGGAACTGCCGGCGGAGCTGCGGATCTTCGGCTGGGACTCCGGTCTGAAGATCATGCTCGCCAATCTGCTGCGCAACGCGGTGGTGCACGGCCACCGGCCGGGCGAGCCGCCGCGGGTCACGGTCCGGCTGAACGCGGGGGGCGGTTTCGCGGTGCTGACGGTGGACGACGAGGGGCCGGGTGTACCGCCCGCCGAACGCGAGGCCGTCTTCGGCCGGTTCCACCACCGGCCCGGCAGCCCGGGCTCCGGCCTCGGGCTCACCCTGGTGGCCCAGCAGGCCGCGCTGCACCGGGGCACGGTCGTCCTCGGCGAGGTACCCGGCGGGACGGGCGCGCGCTTCGAGGTGCGGCTCCCGCTGGTCTCGGACGACGAACCGACCGTGCGGCTGCCCGCACGACGCGACTGGATCTCCCGGGGCGACTGA
- a CDS encoding polysaccharide deacetylase family protein: protein MRHPLVPLGALAGAAALLATGCSTGPSTATGQARTTASQAAVGPAAAKDPAEIGANELGQVPVLMYHQLTAKPNSVYDRTPADFRAELERLAREHYVPVTAGDFQTGRIDIPAGAHPVVLTFDDSTNSQVRLGADGAPAPDTAVAILAETAKKYPAFKPVATFFVNADAFSATGSAKALTWLKGHGYEVANHTDRHENLRSLDQAGAARAISAGQQAIEKAAPGTRVTSLALPFGAMPEPAGVAARGTGYRYDGVYLVGANPSVSPFAKAFTPGAIPRIRSAGPKDEDAEFGSSRWLDKLAAGKSRYVSDGNPDTVAFPRAAQNELSPAFAKRARPY from the coding sequence ATGCGCCACCCGCTCGTCCCACTCGGCGCCCTGGCGGGCGCCGCCGCCCTGCTCGCCACCGGCTGTTCCACGGGGCCGTCCACGGCCACCGGGCAAGCCCGTACGACCGCCTCGCAGGCGGCGGTCGGCCCCGCCGCCGCGAAGGACCCGGCGGAGATCGGCGCCAACGAACTCGGCCAGGTGCCGGTGCTGATGTACCACCAGCTCACCGCGAAGCCGAACAGCGTCTACGACCGCACACCGGCCGATTTCCGGGCCGAGCTGGAGCGCCTCGCGCGGGAGCACTACGTGCCGGTGACGGCAGGTGACTTCCAGACGGGCCGCATCGACATCCCGGCCGGCGCCCACCCGGTGGTCCTCACCTTCGACGACTCGACGAACAGTCAGGTGCGGCTCGGCGCGGACGGCGCCCCGGCCCCGGACACCGCCGTCGCCATCCTGGCGGAGACCGCGAAGAAGTACCCCGCGTTCAAGCCGGTGGCGACCTTCTTCGTCAACGCGGACGCCTTCTCGGCCACGGGCTCCGCCAAGGCCCTGACCTGGCTGAAGGGGCACGGGTACGAGGTCGCCAACCACACCGACCGTCATGAGAACCTGCGCTCACTGGACCAGGCGGGCGCCGCGAGGGCGATCTCGGCCGGCCAGCAGGCGATCGAGAAGGCCGCACCCGGGACGCGGGTCACCTCGCTCGCGCTGCCCTTCGGCGCCATGCCCGAGCCGGCCGGGGTGGCCGCGCGGGGAACGGGCTACCGCTACGACGGGGTGTACCTCGTGGGGGCCAACCCGTCGGTCTCGCCTTTCGCGAAGGCCTTCACCCCCGGTGCGATCCCCCGGATCCGCTCGGCGGGGCCGAAGGACGAGGATGCCGAGTTCGGTTCTTCGCGCTGGCTGGACAAGCTCGCCGCCGGAAAGAGCCGGTACGTCTCGGACGGGAACCCCGACACCGTCGCCTTCCCGCGCGCCGCGCAGAACGAGCTGTCGCCGGCCTTCGCGAAGCGGGCCCGGCCCTACTGA
- a CDS encoding SDR family NAD(P)-dependent oxidoreductase, translating to MPMTYQGTVALITGASAGLGVEFARQWAERGADLVLVARRLDRLEGLAADLEKRYGVTAHVVAADLALPGAAAALRAELDARGITVHTLVNNAGFGSHGPFVRKDVSQINEMIQLNVVAVAELTRAFLPDLAADGRGALVTVASAAAYQPTPAMAVYGATKAFVLSFTEAVGYETRSSPLRVLAVSPGPVSTEFFEVVGSRDAAVGRMATPEQVVTATRRALERGKTPPSIVAGLANRVSALASALTPRRLTLAVSGRILKA from the coding sequence ATGCCTATGACATACCAGGGAACCGTGGCCCTGATCACCGGGGCAAGCGCCGGTCTCGGTGTCGAGTTCGCCCGCCAGTGGGCCGAGCGCGGAGCGGACCTCGTACTCGTGGCCCGCCGCCTCGACCGGCTCGAAGGGCTCGCGGCGGATCTGGAGAAGCGCTACGGCGTCACGGCCCACGTGGTCGCCGCCGACCTCGCCCTGCCCGGTGCCGCGGCCGCACTGCGCGCGGAGCTCGACGCCCGCGGGATCACGGTCCACACCCTCGTCAACAACGCAGGGTTCGGCAGCCACGGCCCCTTCGTCCGGAAGGACGTCTCGCAGATCAACGAGATGATCCAGCTGAACGTCGTGGCCGTCGCCGAGCTCACCCGGGCCTTCCTGCCCGATCTCGCGGCCGACGGCCGGGGCGCGCTGGTCACCGTCGCGAGCGCGGCGGCGTACCAGCCGACCCCTGCGATGGCGGTCTACGGCGCCACCAAGGCCTTCGTCCTGAGCTTCACCGAGGCCGTCGGCTACGAGACCCGTTCCTCTCCGCTGCGGGTGCTCGCCGTATCGCCGGGTCCGGTCAGCACGGAGTTCTTCGAGGTCGTCGGCAGCCGCGACGCGGCCGTCGGCCGGATGGCCACCCCGGAGCAGGTCGTGACCGCCACGCGCCGGGCGCTGGAGCGCGGCAAGACCCCGCCCAGCATCGTCGCCGGCCTCGCCAACCGCGTGTCCGCCCTCGCCTCCGCCCTCACGCCGCGGCGCCTCACCCTGGCGGTGTCGGGACGGATCCTCAAGGCCTGA
- a CDS encoding TetR/AcrR family transcriptional regulator, whose amino-acid sequence MTEGPYHHGNLRAALLERAETVLTESGVDGLSLRALARDLGVSHAAPSRHFRDRQALLDALAVCGFTRLNERLRTAAEAPGPVPARMAGLGRAYVEFAVTHAPLLDLMFSAKHADDSSAELRELGHRSLDTTADLIAQAQAEGTVRAGDPARLAQVAFSTVHGLATLALGSLLDDTPLGEATDLALDVLLTGLRHPDR is encoded by the coding sequence TTGACCGAGGGGCCCTACCACCACGGCAACCTCAGGGCCGCTCTGCTGGAGCGCGCGGAGACCGTCCTCACCGAGTCGGGTGTGGACGGCCTGTCCCTGCGCGCCCTGGCACGCGATCTCGGCGTGAGCCACGCCGCGCCGTCCCGCCACTTCCGCGACCGGCAGGCACTGCTGGACGCCCTCGCCGTCTGCGGCTTCACCCGGCTGAACGAGCGCCTGCGGACCGCCGCGGAGGCGCCCGGGCCGGTGCCGGCGCGCATGGCCGGCCTGGGACGGGCGTACGTGGAATTCGCCGTCACCCACGCACCCCTGCTGGACCTCATGTTCAGTGCCAAGCACGCCGACGACTCCAGCGCCGAACTCCGGGAGCTCGGGCACCGCAGCCTCGACACGACCGCCGACCTCATCGCGCAGGCACAGGCGGAGGGCACCGTCCGCGCGGGCGACCCGGCCCGGCTCGCCCAGGTCGCCTTCTCCACGGTGCACGGGCTGGCCACACTGGCCCTGGGCTCCCTGCTCGACGACACCCCGCTGGGGGAGGCCACCGACCTGGCCCTGGACGTACTGCTGACCGGCCTGCGCCACCCCGACCGCTAG
- a CDS encoding FAD-dependent monooxygenase encodes MNVQVTGVIVVGAGGAGLTLATELALVGVPAVVLDRLPGRNLQSRAGAIQPRTAEMLALRGLLDDALGRSIDYRLVGGHFAGLPVPLDYAAWDTRYPHPVLLPQDQLEAVLEDRLTELGGQVLREHRLTGLEQDADGVTIAVTGPGGDLSLRGRYLVACDGAHSSVRKIIGADFPGEAATVRMATADLLLTGDVDDSSAGHISSRIHTTPQGHFAMITPLANGLHKIIFSGPRTMLAERDAPVTAEEVREVLRATHGGALDVAEIRYASRFSNASRQLEHYRHGRVFFAGDSAHIHSPAGGQGLNLGVQDAFNLGWKLAAVLRGDAGEELLDTYQTERHPVAARVLALTRAQGVVMGPQRDGGLGELRDVLTDLLRLPDANRYMAGVMAGLDLCLPSPDASAHPLLGLRMPDLDLVVDGERVRFSHLTRSGRGILLNLTDAPLAVAAPWSDRVTHVRARAESGETDAEAILVRPDGYVCWAGGAGLTETLTRWFGPGDLVAAGIVGESG; translated from the coding sequence ATGAACGTGCAGGTCACCGGTGTCATCGTCGTCGGGGCCGGCGGCGCCGGACTCACGCTCGCCACCGAACTCGCCCTCGTCGGCGTACCGGCCGTCGTGCTGGACCGGCTGCCCGGCCGCAACCTCCAGTCCCGCGCCGGGGCGATCCAGCCCCGGACCGCCGAGATGCTCGCGCTGCGCGGCCTGCTGGACGACGCGCTCGGACGCTCGATCGACTACCGGCTGGTCGGCGGCCACTTCGCGGGACTGCCCGTCCCCCTGGACTACGCGGCGTGGGACACCCGCTATCCGCACCCGGTCCTGCTCCCGCAGGACCAGCTGGAGGCGGTGCTGGAGGACCGGCTCACCGAGCTCGGCGGTCAGGTGCTCAGGGAGCACCGGCTGACCGGCCTGGAGCAGGACGCCGACGGCGTCACGATCGCCGTGACCGGGCCGGGCGGGGACCTGTCCCTGCGGGGCCGCTACCTCGTCGCGTGCGACGGCGCCCACAGCAGCGTGCGCAAGATCATCGGAGCCGATTTCCCCGGCGAGGCCGCCACCGTCCGCATGGCCACCGCCGATCTGCTGCTCACCGGGGACGTGGACGACAGCTCCGCCGGACACATCAGCTCGCGGATCCACACCACGCCCCAGGGCCATTTCGCCATGATCACGCCCCTGGCGAACGGACTTCACAAGATCATCTTTAGTGGCCCCCGGACCATGCTGGCCGAGCGCGACGCCCCGGTGACGGCCGAGGAGGTCCGCGAGGTGCTGCGCGCCACCCACGGTGGGGCGCTCGACGTCGCCGAGATCCGCTACGCCTCCAGGTTCAGCAACGCCAGCAGGCAGCTGGAGCACTACCGCCACGGTCGCGTGTTCTTCGCCGGTGACTCCGCGCACATCCACTCCCCGGCCGGAGGCCAGGGGCTCAACCTCGGCGTGCAGGACGCGTTCAACCTCGGCTGGAAGCTCGCCGCCGTCCTGCGCGGCGATGCGGGCGAGGAGCTGCTGGACACCTACCAGACCGAGCGGCACCCCGTCGCCGCGCGGGTGCTCGCCCTCACCCGGGCGCAGGGGGTGGTCATGGGGCCGCAGCGCGACGGCGGTCTGGGCGAGCTGCGCGACGTGCTCACCGACCTCCTGCGCCTGCCCGACGCCAACCGGTACATGGCCGGTGTGATGGCCGGGCTCGACCTCTGCCTCCCGTCTCCCGACGCCTCGGCCCATCCGCTGCTCGGCCTGCGGATGCCCGACCTCGACCTCGTCGTCGACGGCGAGCGGGTCCGGTTCAGCCACCTGACGCGCTCCGGACGCGGCATCCTGCTCAACCTCACCGACGCCCCGCTCGCCGTCGCGGCTCCCTGGAGCGACCGGGTCACCCACGTGCGTGCCCGGGCGGAATCCGGCGAGACCGACGCCGAGGCCATACTCGTCCGCCCCGACGGCTACGTCTGCTGGGCCGGAGGCGCCGGTCTCACCGAGACGCTCACCCGCTGGTTCGGCCCCGGCGACCTCGTGGCCGCTGGGATCGTGGGGGAGTCCGGCTGA
- a CDS encoding putative glycoside hydrolase — MPRTRIPRSGPSRSLRRPARRGALIATTGALALAGAGVGAWTFLAPGPGIQGVSDGVVLDARAAAQVSAYLAAGASGGGNGPHATLDGAAVPLTAEGARLRIGLPHLKEGRHTLVVAGGSSLPFASYRKVVGFSVDTTPPELKVADPVIKNAAAPVTITGNASGDADVSVNGKKVPVDKAGAFKATVPKGTPLVTVKAVDRAGNTTTKDVSARGRRPMIRAAHITAIGWGDDTLRGGILALVRSGKLNAVELDVKDEDGEVGYASQVPLARRIGAAKGYYDARKAIAEIHAAGAQVIGRIVAFRDPKLAAAAWKAGEQDQLVLTPSGQPYDGGHYGALSFTNFANPTVRKYNQDLAVEAARLGFDDVLYDYVRRPDGPLSHMRFPGIGTATPEQSITSFVADTRTALRPHAKYLGVSVFGIAATRPTEIAQDIGALVKVTDYVAPMVYPSHWAPGEYGVAQPDTSPYAIVQRSLADFARQAKGTQTEIVPWLQDFSMGSAYGPAEVAAQIKAAEANKMSSFILWNAGARYQGAALQQIAKR, encoded by the coding sequence ATGCCCCGCACCCGCATACCGCGCTCCGGCCCCTCCCGCAGTCTCCGCCGCCCGGCACGCCGCGGCGCCCTCATAGCGACGACCGGGGCGCTCGCCCTGGCCGGGGCGGGCGTCGGAGCCTGGACGTTCCTCGCGCCGGGTCCGGGCATCCAGGGCGTGAGCGACGGCGTCGTTCTCGACGCACGCGCGGCCGCACAGGTCAGCGCCTATCTCGCCGCAGGCGCGTCCGGCGGCGGAAACGGGCCGCACGCCACCCTGGACGGCGCGGCGGTCCCCCTCACCGCCGAAGGCGCCCGCCTGAGGATCGGCCTCCCGCACCTCAAGGAAGGCCGGCACACCCTGGTGGTGGCGGGCGGCAGCAGCCTCCCCTTCGCCTCGTACCGCAAGGTCGTGGGCTTCAGCGTGGACACCACCCCGCCGGAGCTGAAGGTGGCCGACCCCGTGATCAAGAACGCCGCCGCCCCCGTGACCATCACGGGCAACGCCTCCGGTGACGCCGACGTGAGCGTCAACGGCAAGAAGGTCCCCGTCGACAAGGCCGGTGCCTTCAAGGCCACGGTGCCGAAGGGCACGCCGCTGGTCACGGTCAAGGCGGTGGACCGCGCCGGAAACACCACCACCAAGGACGTGTCCGCCCGCGGGCGCCGTCCCATGATCCGTGCCGCGCACATCACCGCCATCGGCTGGGGCGACGACACGCTCCGCGGCGGCATCCTCGCCCTGGTCCGCAGCGGCAAGCTCAACGCCGTCGAGCTGGACGTCAAGGACGAGGACGGCGAGGTCGGGTACGCGTCCCAGGTGCCGCTGGCCCGCCGGATCGGCGCGGCCAAGGGCTACTACGACGCCCGCAAGGCGATCGCCGAGATCCACGCCGCCGGCGCCCAGGTCATCGGCCGCATCGTGGCCTTCCGCGACCCCAAGCTCGCCGCGGCCGCCTGGAAGGCCGGCGAGCAGGACCAGCTCGTGCTGACCCCGTCGGGGCAGCCGTACGACGGCGGCCACTACGGCGCCCTGTCCTTCACGAACTTCGCGAACCCCACGGTCCGCAAGTACAACCAGGACCTCGCCGTCGAAGCGGCCCGGCTCGGCTTCGACGACGTCCTCTACGACTACGTGCGCCGGCCGGACGGCCCGCTGTCGCACATGCGCTTCCCGGGCATCGGCACCGCCACGCCCGAGCAGTCCATCACCTCGTTCGTCGCCGACACCCGGACCGCGCTGCGTCCCCACGCCAAGTACCTCGGCGTCTCGGTCTTCGGCATCGCCGCGACCCGGCCCACCGAGATCGCACAGGACATCGGCGCCCTGGTCAAGGTGACCGACTACGTCGCGCCGATGGTCTACCCGTCCCACTGGGCGCCGGGGGAGTACGGCGTCGCACAGCCCGACACTTCCCCGTACGCGATCGTGCAGCGTTCGCTCGCCGACTTCGCCCGCCAGGCGAAGGGCACGCAGACCGAGATCGTCCCGTGGCTGCAGGACTTCTCGATGGGCAGCGCCTACGGGCCGGCCGAGGTGGCCGCCCAGATCAAGGCCGCCGAAGCCAACAAGATGAGCTCCTTCATCCTCTGGAACGCCGGCGCCCGCTACCAGGGCGCGGCGCTCCAGCAGATCGCCAAGCGCTGA
- a CDS encoding TetR/AcrR family transcriptional regulator has translation MTEQLGLRERKKQRTRQTIFEAALRLFLSRGFDDVSIVEIAEAAEVSKRTLFTYFPTKEDLVLQQFADHEDESARVVRARPAGTSPLAALHAHELDALARRDPVTGLTSDPDALAFARLLSTTASLSERLLRYAGRSIAALAEALEEAGADELTARLASVQVITVLRALADRNSDQVQAGRPADEVYPEAVAAADRAFLLLGAGLADALPG, from the coding sequence ATGACTGAGCAACTTGGGCTGCGGGAACGCAAGAAGCAGCGCACCCGGCAGACGATCTTCGAAGCGGCGCTGCGGCTGTTCCTGAGCCGCGGTTTCGACGACGTGTCGATCGTGGAGATCGCCGAGGCCGCCGAGGTCTCCAAGCGCACGCTGTTCACCTACTTCCCGACCAAGGAAGACCTCGTCCTGCAGCAGTTCGCCGACCACGAGGACGAATCGGCCCGCGTGGTCCGCGCCCGCCCGGCCGGCACCAGCCCACTGGCCGCCCTGCACGCCCACGAGCTCGACGCCCTGGCCCGGCGGGACCCCGTCACCGGGCTCACCTCCGACCCGGACGCCCTGGCCTTCGCCCGGCTGCTCAGCACGACGGCGAGCCTCAGCGAGCGGCTGCTCCGGTACGCCGGACGCAGCATCGCCGCCCTCGCCGAGGCACTGGAGGAGGCCGGCGCGGACGAGCTCACCGCGCGGCTCGCCTCGGTGCAGGTCATCACCGTCCTGCGCGCCCTCGCCGACCGCAACAGCGACCAGGTGCAGGCGGGCCGACCGGCCGACGAGGTGTACCCCGAGGCCGTCGCCGCCGCCGACCGGGCCTTCCTGCTCCTCGGCGCGGGCCTGGCCGACGCCCTTCCCGGCTGA